A genomic stretch from Vicinamibacterales bacterium includes:
- a CDS encoding TonB-dependent receptor codes for MLVMAVLLFLALPASPQTAAATLLVDARDQNGAPLPGVVVTVTSEETGLQRAATTANEGTAWLVRLPAGTYTLSAVRGGFKTEVVRNVRLDASADARIALVFKAGAYTEEVVVEADASTLTIGNSAVGAIFDAATLQALPVPEREVLEFAGQAAGVAPPAPGSRLSTQGNTGVNSAGARESSNNYLLDGLDNNDQFLNRLVINPSLDAVQEFSLLQNTYDAEHGRSAGAQLNMVLKSGTRAVHGTLYEFFRDSALDARPALAPADLPKPERQRHQFGGTIGGPLWLPLSFYFVSAEAINGREADTRLAHVPTAAERAGDFSASGISVRDPFTGQPFTGNVIPTPRLSAAGQAAANLYPLPNVPGAQTNFAASPLANRAAAQFTIKTDHSVWQGSPLMLRYSFSRDDRDQPFPVRARNLPGFGISVLDQGHNAAGGLTKAFTARLFNELRVGVNALRRENLPQSAGSDRFAALGITGPAISGSDLGYPTLVVPGFETLGDDPNLPVVRRTRTLHISDTLTLDRGRHHIKTGGEIRRYRSDGYNHLFARGQATFTGAFSGSPLGDLLLGFPTVTLLGVNDNRQALRTWSAYGFLQDDWRAGRRLTVNAGVRYEFNAPAYDTDDRMRILDLSSLQLRQVGEDGISRSGLRADRDNVAPRLGVSWDLTGSGNWVARGGYGMFYDAATLIENSALYFNPPYWTLSLWVPNPAPVTLANPFPAGRAISPRPAINTIDPQIRTPYAQEASAGLDGVVKGTSFAARYVTSYGYDLTRKRNLNQAAPGPGTIDSRRPIATLGDVLLVESTASSSYHALQLTVTRRGRAAMLRGAYTLSKSMDDTSAFLATDGDDNTPQNSRDLAAEWGPSDFDVRQRFVFTASLATPDAGLPAVLRNWQASAVFTAQSGRPFTPRVSFDNSNTGNVGGGTFAYDRPNVVPASSTALPPPGARTYGGRTFVIAPQYTFGNAGRNSLVGPGYATLDAMISRRIQLPRRRQLTLRVELFNALNRRNLQLPDSFVDRVTFGRSLAAYAPRQVQLAARFTF; via the coding sequence ATGTTGGTCATGGCGGTGCTCTTGTTTTTGGCCCTCCCCGCGTCCCCGCAGACCGCGGCCGCGACGCTCCTGGTCGACGCCCGGGATCAGAATGGCGCCCCGCTGCCCGGCGTGGTGGTCACGGTGACGAGCGAGGAAACCGGGCTGCAGCGCGCCGCGACGACGGCGAACGAAGGGACCGCCTGGCTGGTGCGGCTGCCGGCCGGCACCTATACGCTGTCGGCGGTCCGCGGCGGATTCAAGACCGAGGTGGTGCGCAACGTCCGGCTGGACGCCAGTGCCGACGCGCGGATCGCGCTGGTCTTCAAGGCCGGGGCGTATACGGAAGAGGTGGTGGTCGAGGCGGATGCCTCGACGCTGACGATTGGCAACAGCGCCGTCGGCGCCATCTTCGACGCGGCGACGCTGCAGGCGCTGCCCGTGCCCGAGCGCGAAGTCCTGGAATTCGCCGGCCAGGCGGCCGGGGTGGCGCCGCCGGCCCCCGGGTCGCGCCTGTCGACGCAGGGGAACACCGGCGTGAACAGCGCCGGGGCGCGCGAGTCCTCGAACAACTACCTGCTCGACGGCCTCGACAACAACGACCAGTTCCTCAACCGCCTGGTAATCAATCCCAGCCTCGACGCGGTGCAGGAGTTCTCGCTGCTGCAGAACACCTACGACGCGGAGCACGGCCGCAGCGCCGGCGCGCAGTTGAACATGGTGCTGAAGTCGGGGACGCGCGCCGTGCACGGCACGCTGTACGAGTTCTTCCGCGACTCGGCCCTGGATGCGCGGCCCGCGCTGGCGCCTGCGGACCTGCCGAAGCCCGAGCGGCAGCGCCATCAGTTCGGCGGGACGATCGGCGGGCCGCTGTGGCTGCCGCTGTCGTTCTACTTCGTCAGCGCGGAAGCGATCAACGGCCGCGAGGCGGACACGCGGCTGGCGCACGTGCCCACCGCGGCCGAGCGGGCCGGCGACTTCAGCGCCTCCGGGATCTCCGTCCGCGATCCGTTCACCGGACAGCCGTTCACCGGCAACGTCATTCCGACGCCGCGGCTCAGCGCCGCGGGCCAGGCCGCGGCGAATCTCTATCCGCTGCCCAACGTCCCCGGCGCGCAGACCAACTTCGCGGCGTCGCCGCTGGCCAACCGCGCCGCCGCGCAGTTCACGATCAAGACGGATCACAGCGTGTGGCAGGGCAGCCCGCTGATGCTGCGCTACAGCTTCAGCCGTGACGATCGGGATCAGCCGTTCCCGGTCCGGGCGCGCAATCTCCCCGGGTTCGGCATCTCGGTGCTCGATCAGGGGCACAACGCCGCGGGGGGACTGACCAAGGCGTTCACCGCGCGGCTCTTCAACGAACTGCGCGTCGGCGTCAACGCGCTGCGCCGCGAGAACCTGCCGCAAAGCGCCGGCAGCGACCGGTTCGCGGCGCTCGGGATCACCGGACCGGCGATCAGCGGATCGGATCTCGGCTACCCGACACTCGTCGTCCCCGGGTTCGAGACGCTCGGCGACGACCCCAACCTGCCGGTCGTCCGCCGCACGCGCACGCTTCACATCAGCGACACGCTCACGCTCGATCGCGGGCGGCATCACATCAAGACCGGCGGCGAGATCCGCCGCTACCGATCGGACGGGTACAACCATCTCTTCGCGCGCGGCCAGGCGACCTTCACCGGCGCCTTCAGCGGATCGCCGTTGGGCGATCTCCTGCTCGGATTCCCCACCGTCACGCTCCTCGGCGTCAACGACAACCGCCAGGCGCTGCGCACCTGGTCCGCCTACGGCTTCCTCCAGGACGACTGGCGTGCCGGCCGCCGGCTGACGGTCAACGCCGGCGTGCGCTACGAGTTCAACGCCCCGGCGTACGACACGGACGATCGAATGCGGATCCTGGATCTCTCCTCGCTGCAGCTCCGGCAGGTCGGCGAGGACGGCATCTCGCGATCCGGGCTGCGCGCCGATCGCGACAACGTCGCGCCGCGGCTCGGCGTGAGCTGGGATCTGACGGGAAGCGGCAACTGGGTGGCGCGCGGCGGCTACGGCATGTTCTACGACGCCGCCACGCTGATCGAGAACTCCGCGCTGTACTTCAACCCGCCGTACTGGACGCTGTCGTTGTGGGTGCCGAACCCGGCACCGGTCACGCTGGCCAATCCCTTCCCCGCCGGCCGCGCGATCTCGCCGCGTCCGGCGATCAACACGATCGATCCGCAGATTCGCACGCCGTACGCACAGGAAGCGTCGGCCGGCCTCGACGGCGTGGTGAAAGGCACGTCGTTCGCCGCCCGGTACGTCACCTCGTACGGCTACGACCTGACGCGGAAGCGGAATCTGAACCAGGCGGCGCCGGGCCCGGGGACGATCGACTCGCGGCGGCCGATCGCGACGCTCGGCGACGTGCTGCTGGTCGAATCGACCGCGTCGTCCAGCTATCACGCGCTGCAGTTGACGGTGACCCGGCGCGGCCGCGCCGCGATGCTGCGCGGCGCCTACACCCTGTCGAAGTCGATGGACGACACGTCGGCGTTCCTGGCCACCGACGGCGATGACAACACGCCTCAGAACAGCCGCGACCTGGCCGCCGAATGGGGGCCGTCGGACTTCGACGTCCGTCAACGCTTCGTGTTCACCGCCAGCCTGGCGACGCCGGACGCCGGCCTGCCGGCCGTGCTGCGCAACTGGCAGGCGAGCGCCGTCTTCACCGCGCAGTCGGGACGGCCGTTCACGCCCCGCGTCAGCTTCGACAACAGCAACACGGGCAATGTCGGCGGCGGCACCTTCGCGTACGACCGGCCCAACGTGGTGCCCGCGTCGAGCACGGCGCTGCCGCCGCCGGGCGCCCGCACCTACGGCGGCCGCACCTTCGTCATCGCGCCGCAGTACACGTTCGGCAATGCCGGGCGGAACAGTCTCGTCGGCCCGGGGTACGCGACGCTCGACGCGATGATCAGCCGGCGCATTCAACTTCCGCGGCGGCGGCAGCTCACGCTCCGCGTCGAGCTGTTCAATGCGCTCAACCGCCGCAACCTGCAGCTGCCCGACAGCTTCGTCGACCGCGTCACGTTCGGCCGGTCGCTCGCCGCGTACGCGCCGCGGCAGGTGCAGCTCGCCGCCCGCTTCACGTTCTGA